In Sporosarcina sp. PTS2304, a genomic segment contains:
- a CDS encoding pyrimidine-nucleoside phosphorylase, producing the protein MLRMVDIIEKKRDGEILSKEEIEFFVTGYTDGSIPDYQASAFLMAIYFQKMTAEEQGYLTMAMAESGDQIDLSAIEGVKVDKHSTGGVGDTTTLILAPLVAACGVPVAKMSGRGLGHTGGTLDKLEAIEGFHVEISTEQFIQQVNDLKIAVIGQSGNLTPADKKLYALRDVTATVDSIPLIASSIMSKKLAAGADAIVLDVKTGAGAFMKTLEDSQQLADAMMAIGNEVGRTTSAVISDMSQPLGCAIGNALEVKEAIDTLQGKGPEDLTELCLVLGSKMLLAANKADTEESARAQLQEVIDDGEALRLFGAFIQAQGGNEEIITNPNLLPQAKYQIDVVAKQSGYISGMDADEVGVAAMLLGAGRATKEDVIDLAVGIMLKKKIGDYVEKGEPLAVLYANKEQVDDSINLMQNHIYISAEKVASPTLIHSL; encoded by the coding sequence ATGTTACGAATGGTCGACATAATTGAGAAAAAACGTGATGGAGAAATACTATCAAAAGAGGAAATCGAATTTTTCGTTACAGGTTATACAGACGGTTCTATTCCTGATTATCAAGCTAGCGCATTTCTAATGGCAATATATTTTCAAAAAATGACGGCTGAAGAGCAAGGGTATTTGACGATGGCCATGGCTGAATCAGGCGATCAAATCGATCTATCTGCGATTGAAGGAGTAAAAGTGGACAAGCACTCGACAGGTGGAGTTGGCGATACGACTACGCTCATATTGGCACCGCTTGTCGCAGCTTGCGGAGTGCCGGTTGCTAAAATGAGTGGACGAGGTTTGGGTCATACAGGAGGGACACTCGATAAGCTAGAAGCAATTGAAGGCTTTCATGTAGAAATTTCGACAGAACAATTTATTCAGCAAGTCAATGATTTGAAAATCGCGGTCATTGGTCAAAGTGGGAATTTGACTCCTGCTGACAAGAAGTTGTACGCATTGCGTGATGTCACGGCAACAGTGGACAGTATACCGCTGATCGCCAGTTCTATCATGAGTAAGAAGTTGGCTGCAGGAGCGGATGCTATTGTTCTGGACGTTAAAACCGGTGCGGGTGCGTTCATGAAAACGTTGGAAGATTCGCAACAACTAGCAGACGCTATGATGGCGATCGGCAATGAAGTAGGGCGTACTACAAGTGCGGTCATTTCAGATATGAGTCAACCGCTCGGATGTGCTATCGGTAATGCTTTAGAAGTAAAAGAAGCGATCGACACACTTCAAGGCAAAGGACCGGAAGATCTAACGGAGCTTTGTTTAGTATTAGGAAGTAAAATGTTGCTCGCTGCGAATAAAGCGGATACGGAAGAAAGTGCACGTGCGCAGTTGCAAGAAGTGATAGACGATGGCGAGGCTCTTCGTTTATTTGGCGCATTCATTCAAGCGCAAGGTGGGAATGAAGAAATTATTACCAATCCAAATCTTTTACCGCAGGCCAAGTACCAGATAGATGTTGTTGCAAAGCAAAGCGGGTACATTAGCGGTATGGATGCGGATGAAGTAGGTGTTGCGGCGATGTTACTAGGAGCCGGGCGCGCAACGAAAGAGGATGTTATCGATCTCGCAGTAGGAATTATGCTCAAGAAAAAAATTGGTGACTATGTTGAAAAAGGGGAACCATTAGCAGTTCTTTATGCCAATAAAGAACAAGTAGATGATTCCATCAACTTAATGCAAAATCATATTTATATTTCTGCTGAAAAAGTAGCAAGTCCGACGCTTATTCATTCTCTGTAA
- a CDS encoding anti-sigma factor antagonist (This anti-anti-sigma factor, or anti-sigma factor antagonist, belongs to a family that includes characterized members SpoIIAA, RsbV, RsfA, and RsfB.) — protein sequence MATINQLENGIVLITLSGELDNHEANQIRTEVSTAIFTGQTRAIIWDLYQLGFMDSAGIGLILGRMRDLAPVNGATLILNPSPTMEKIFQFSGLGDAIRQCTVEDAIDEIGGVVHEK from the coding sequence ATGGCAACGATTAATCAATTGGAAAATGGCATAGTACTTATCACGCTGTCAGGTGAATTAGACAACCACGAAGCTAACCAAATTAGAACAGAAGTATCCACCGCAATCTTCACTGGACAAACCCGCGCAATTATTTGGGATCTTTATCAACTAGGATTTATGGATAGTGCGGGAATTGGACTGATTCTCGGAAGAATGCGGGACCTAGCACCCGTCAATGGAGCGACATTGATTCTGAATCCTTCCCCCACGATGGAAAAAATATTTCAATTTTCAGGCCTTGGGGATGCCATAAGACAATGTACAGTCGAAGATGCAATCGACGAAATCGGAGGGGTTGTACATGAAAAATGA
- the spoIIAB gene encoding anti-sigma F factor — MKNELTLSFLAIEQNEALARMAMTCFITPLDPTLEEISEFKTIVSEAVTNAIIHGYECDGKSFVTIHATIDDRSVKMTVTDEGMGIFDVEQAMEPMFTTKPQMERSGMGFTIMESFSDCIRVDSTLGNGTIVTFEKKFSPVTEVSRMR; from the coding sequence ATGAAAAATGAACTGACGCTATCTTTTTTAGCGATAGAACAAAACGAAGCACTCGCACGAATGGCGATGACATGCTTCATCACACCGCTAGATCCAACGCTTGAAGAAATATCCGAATTTAAGACCATTGTCTCCGAAGCCGTCACGAATGCGATTATTCATGGTTATGAATGTGATGGAAAAAGTTTTGTGACAATCCACGCTACGATTGATGATCGCTCCGTAAAAATGACTGTAACCGATGAGGGGATGGGAATTTTTGATGTGGAGCAGGCGATGGAGCCGATGTTTACAACTAAGCCGCAAATGGAGCGATCTGGTATGGGCTTCACCATTATGGAAAGTTTCTCTGATTGTATCCGTGTAGATTCTACCCTTGGAAACGGGACTATCGTGACATTTGAAAAGAAATTTTCACCTGTTACAGAAGTAAGTAGAATGAGGTGA
- a CDS encoding SigF/SigG family RNA polymerase sporulation sigma factor, with the protein MEASVEKQHALLSQEKMRELIKESQAGDKEARRMMVEGNTRLVWSIVQRFASRGADLEDLFQIGCIGLMKSIDKFDLSYEVKFSTYAVPMIVGEIQRYLRDDGMVKVGRTIRELSYKIRHATDDFIKNNGRSPSISEVAETLDVTVEDIILATDALRDPASLNEQLYESEGDSLTLMDQLRDDRSERVFDHIPLRDIISRLNKRDQTIIYMRYYLDYTQSDIAKRIGISQVQVSRLEKKILAQMKTWMGVNPEEVFDK; encoded by the coding sequence ATGGAAGCATCTGTTGAGAAGCAACACGCTCTATTGTCACAAGAAAAAATGAGAGAACTCATCAAAGAATCACAAGCGGGTGACAAAGAAGCTAGACGAATGATGGTAGAAGGAAATACGAGACTCGTATGGTCCATTGTTCAGCGATTCGCTTCGCGTGGTGCGGATTTAGAAGACTTATTTCAAATAGGCTGTATTGGCTTGATGAAATCAATAGACAAATTCGATCTTTCATACGAGGTGAAGTTTTCAACGTACGCTGTGCCGATGATTGTAGGAGAAATTCAACGATATTTACGAGACGACGGTATGGTAAAGGTCGGACGGACGATACGTGAATTGAGTTACAAAATCCGGCATGCAACAGACGACTTTATTAAAAATAACGGTCGTTCTCCTTCGATTTCTGAAGTAGCAGAAACACTCGATGTGACTGTAGAGGATATTATATTAGCTACTGATGCGTTGCGTGATCCTGCGTCCTTAAATGAGCAGTTATACGAAAGTGAAGGAGATAGCCTAACGTTGATGGATCAACTTCGGGATGATCGCTCAGAGAGAGTGTTCGACCATATTCCTTTGAGAGACATTATTTCAAGATTGAATAAACGCGATCAGACGATTATTTATATGCGCTATTATTTAGATTACACGCAAAGTGATATAGCCAAGCGAATCGGCATCTCTCAAGTTCAAGTCTCACGCTTAGAAAAGAAGATATTAGCGCAGATGAAAACATGGATGGGAGTCAATCCCGAAGAAGTTTTCGATAAATAG
- a CDS encoding spore germination protein: protein MTNTLFTSIREGERWFVNQFGKDETFDATSRLIHLWDKEALLLYMNGLVDGEVLTTLLTEMQYRNELFKRNTTEETDRAMMDYFPYHALEIVETEDQLAKFILSGLAVFIMKDGFTFTLDVRSYPGRQPEEPDTEKVIRGARDGFTENILTNTTLIRRRLRTTDLRFEMHEASVKGKTDIVVAFLKGAVNEDHLRFIRERLDHIETDGMTMTDKSLEEFLFKQGFHPMPFVRYTERADICAAHLLEGHIAIIVDTSPSVILVPVTLFHHLQHAEEYRQAPLIGTIIRAVRFVGTFFSLVMLPFWYLLSTEKQFVPEFIHYIGPNEWGEVPLFVQLMLADIGIEVLRMAAIHTPTPLSTAMGLVAAIVIGQVAIDVGLFSSEVVLYVAVSAILTFAIPSFELSITTKVFRISLLVLTALFGAPGFFIGLALTFYYLASLKPMNVPYLWPFTPFFPKAMLRVLIRFPMTIDDPRPFITKSPNRDRMS, encoded by the coding sequence GTGACCAACACTCTATTTACGTCTATAAGAGAAGGGGAAAGGTGGTTTGTCAATCAATTCGGCAAAGATGAAACATTCGATGCCACCAGTCGATTGATCCACCTATGGGATAAAGAAGCACTTCTTCTCTATATGAATGGACTAGTAGATGGGGAGGTCTTAACTACCTTATTAACAGAAATGCAGTATCGCAATGAATTGTTTAAACGTAATACGACAGAAGAGACAGACCGCGCCATGATGGATTATTTTCCGTATCATGCACTAGAAATTGTGGAAACTGAAGACCAATTGGCAAAGTTCATTTTAAGCGGATTAGCAGTTTTCATTATGAAAGACGGCTTTACATTCACTCTGGACGTCCGATCATATCCCGGGCGACAACCTGAGGAACCTGATACAGAGAAAGTCATTCGTGGGGCGAGAGACGGCTTTACGGAAAATATTTTAACGAACACTACACTAATTCGCAGAAGACTTCGTACGACGGATTTACGATTTGAAATGCATGAAGCATCCGTAAAAGGAAAAACAGACATCGTAGTAGCTTTTTTAAAAGGTGCTGTGAATGAAGATCATTTGCGTTTTATACGGGAGCGTCTGGACCATATCGAGACTGACGGCATGACGATGACGGATAAATCATTGGAGGAGTTTTTGTTCAAACAAGGATTTCATCCAATGCCGTTTGTCCGATATACTGAGCGTGCAGATATTTGTGCAGCACATTTACTAGAAGGGCATATCGCAATTATTGTAGATACGTCCCCTTCCGTTATTCTAGTGCCTGTCACACTTTTTCATCATTTGCAACATGCGGAAGAGTATCGACAGGCGCCGTTGATTGGAACAATTATACGTGCCGTGCGGTTTGTTGGAACGTTTTTCAGCTTGGTGATGTTGCCATTTTGGTATTTACTATCTACTGAAAAACAATTCGTACCTGAATTTATTCATTACATCGGTCCGAATGAATGGGGAGAAGTGCCGCTTTTCGTCCAGCTCATGTTAGCCGACATCGGGATTGAAGTGCTGCGAATGGCGGCCATTCATACACCTACTCCGCTATCTACCGCTATGGGCCTTGTAGCTGCTATTGTTATTGGTCAAGTTGCGATTGATGTAGGATTGTTCTCGTCTGAAGTTGTACTGTACGTGGCAGTCAGTGCCATTTTAACATTTGCTATTCCATCGTTCGAATTAAGTATTACAACAAAAGTATTTCGTATCTCGTTACTCGTGTTAACCGCATTATTCGGTGCACCTGGATTTTTCATCGGACTTGCACTGACATTTTATTATTTAGCTTCTTTAAAACCGATGAATGTGCCATATTTATGGCCGTTCACTCCATTTTTTCCTAAAGCAATGCTGCGTGTACTTATCCGCTTCCCGATGACCATTGACGATCCGCGTCCATTTATTACAAAATCACCAAATCGTGACCGGATGTCGTAG
- the lysA gene encoding diaminopimelate decarboxylase — translation MHLYGTQAVNDNGHLTIGGVDVSELAAQYKTPVIVYDTELFKQRAQGFKQTFERKGMRAQVAYASKAFSSIAIYQVAKQQGLSLDVVSGGELYTAVAADFPRERIHFHGNNKSKEEIIYAFEEQIGCIVIDNFLEIQLIKDIAAERQQKMNVLIRVTPGVEAHTHDYITTGQEDSKFGFDLKNGQADEAFNALHTHEYVNFLGMHCHIGSQIFETDAFRFAAEVLMEKMVSWRKTHQIICPVLNLGGGFGIRYTEEDQPLEPAVYVEEMAEVVKSMSEENEYPIPEIWIEPGRSLVGDAGTTIYSIGSTKEVPGVRTYVAVDGGMSDNIRPALYDAHYSSAVANRMNEPHDQQWTVAGKCCESGDKLIENASLTKVETGDLLAVFCTGAYTYSMASNYNRLPKPAVVFAENGQHQLVVRRETYEDIIQLDLPLSFEEKEISQ, via the coding sequence ATGCATCTTTATGGGACACAAGCAGTGAATGATAACGGTCACTTAACTATCGGCGGCGTCGATGTTTCTGAACTAGCTGCGCAGTATAAAACACCTGTCATTGTCTATGATACGGAATTGTTTAAACAACGTGCGCAAGGATTTAAACAAACATTTGAACGAAAAGGAATGCGAGCGCAAGTGGCTTATGCAAGTAAAGCCTTTTCATCTATCGCTATTTATCAAGTGGCAAAACAACAAGGATTATCTTTGGACGTAGTGTCTGGCGGCGAGTTGTACACAGCGGTAGCGGCAGATTTCCCACGTGAACGTATTCACTTCCATGGGAACAATAAAAGTAAAGAAGAAATTATCTATGCATTTGAAGAACAAATTGGTTGTATTGTCATTGATAACTTTTTAGAGATTCAACTGATCAAAGATATTGCTGCAGAACGACAACAAAAAATGAATGTTTTAATCCGTGTAACGCCTGGTGTTGAGGCACATACACATGATTACATTACGACGGGACAAGAAGATTCAAAGTTTGGTTTTGATCTGAAAAATGGACAAGCTGACGAGGCGTTTAACGCGTTACATACCCATGAATACGTTAACTTCCTCGGCATGCATTGCCACATTGGTTCACAAATATTTGAAACGGATGCGTTCCGATTTGCGGCGGAAGTATTGATGGAGAAAATGGTGTCATGGCGCAAGACGCATCAGATCATCTGTCCAGTATTGAATTTAGGCGGTGGCTTTGGTATTCGTTATACAGAAGAAGATCAGCCGCTGGAGCCTGCAGTGTATGTCGAAGAAATGGCTGAAGTCGTAAAATCGATGTCTGAAGAAAATGAATATCCAATTCCGGAAATTTGGATTGAACCGGGTCGCTCGCTCGTTGGAGATGCGGGAACGACAATCTACTCGATTGGCAGCACAAAAGAAGTGCCGGGTGTTCGAACATATGTAGCAGTAGATGGGGGAATGTCTGATAATATTCGTCCCGCATTATATGACGCACACTATTCTAGTGCTGTTGCGAATCGTATGAATGAGCCTCATGATCAGCAATGGACGGTCGCAGGGAAGTGCTGTGAGTCCGGTGACAAGTTAATTGAAAATGCTTCTTTAACAAAAGTCGAGACAGGAGACTTACTGGCAGTTTTTTGTACGGGAGCGTATACGTATTCTATGGCGAGCAACTATAATCGTCTGCCAAAACCAGCTGTAGTATTTGCAGAAAATGGACAACATCAACTAGTGGTCAGAAGAGAAACATATGAAGATATTATTCAGTTGGATCTGCCGTTATCTTTTGAAGAGAAGGAGATTTCCCAATGA
- a CDS encoding GNAT family N-acetyltransferase, whose translation MKLIRFKKAQEKIAMGFLSYIPSEKMLRKLQETIQQYICNEHWQLFLYKDHEDYIGLVGVEVNDEARTYTLHHISVNPSFRGEGIGHEMMKELQTIFPGFQCEGTDFTRPFIDSCLRREEGADR comes from the coding sequence TTGAAGCTTATTCGTTTTAAGAAAGCGCAAGAGAAAATTGCTATGGGCTTTTTATCATACATCCCTAGTGAAAAGATGTTGCGAAAACTGCAAGAAACCATTCAACAATATATTTGTAATGAACATTGGCAGCTATTTCTCTACAAAGATCATGAAGATTACATTGGATTAGTCGGCGTAGAAGTAAACGATGAGGCACGTACGTATACATTACATCATATTTCTGTTAATCCCTCATTTCGCGGAGAAGGCATTGGTCATGAAATGATGAAGGAGCTCCAAACCATTTTTCCTGGTTTTCAGTGCGAAGGGACAGATTTTACAAGACCGTTTATAGATAGTTGTCTACGAAGAGAAGAAGGCGCAGATCGTTAA
- a CDS encoding DUF309 domain-containing protein, with protein MHPYYHPHFLHFIVYFNDNQDYFECHEVLEEYWKEQKDFSKQHPLTGYILMATGLYHWRRGNVTGAAKTMRNALQRFQQMPATYSEYKDEVAIDEVIEQLRNALERLESGQDFSAFTLRISPALQLAVNQTKPAELLPKNSDAVIHKHMLRDRSDILLQREEKKKGSR; from the coding sequence ATGCACCCATACTACCATCCTCATTTTCTACATTTTATTGTGTATTTCAATGACAATCAAGATTATTTCGAATGCCATGAAGTGCTAGAAGAATATTGGAAAGAACAAAAAGATTTTTCAAAACAACATCCACTCACCGGCTACATTCTTATGGCTACTGGATTATATCATTGGAGACGCGGTAATGTTACCGGTGCAGCTAAGACAATGCGAAACGCACTACAGAGATTCCAGCAAATGCCTGCAACATATAGTGAATATAAAGATGAAGTCGCTATAGATGAAGTGATAGAACAGTTGCGTAACGCACTGGAACGGCTTGAATCTGGCCAAGACTTTTCTGCGTTTACGTTACGTATCTCACCCGCATTACAACTAGCAGTCAATCAAACAAAGCCTGCAGAACTGCTCCCTAAAAATAGTGACGCTGTCATTCATAAACATATGCTACGAGACAGGTCAGATATTCTCTTACAACGCGAAGAAAAGAAGAAGGGCAGTCGTTAA
- a CDS encoding segregation/condensation protein A: MSYSVKLEVFEGPLDLLLHLINRLEIDIYDIPMAELTQQYIEHLHAMRVLKLDELSEYLVLAATLLEIKSKMLLPIYEEEPFDEFDYEEEDPREELIARLIEYRKYKEAANTLRDSATERDEHFTKKPEDLSDYGEPLVQETTEPLNVFDLIGAFQKMLHRKKLRLPLTASITKTEQSVGDKMSSIMSRLETSGGECKFHELFEAVTVPELVLTFLSLLELMKLQEVKVRQQHNFEELLISLI, from the coding sequence ATGAGTTATAGTGTGAAATTAGAAGTTTTTGAAGGACCGCTCGATTTATTGCTGCATTTAATCAATCGACTGGAAATTGATATTTATGATATTCCGATGGCGGAATTGACTCAGCAATACATAGAGCATTTGCACGCAATGCGTGTTTTGAAACTGGATGAGCTGAGTGAATATTTAGTACTTGCGGCTACTCTGTTAGAGATTAAAAGTAAAATGTTGTTGCCAATATATGAAGAGGAACCATTCGATGAGTTTGATTATGAGGAGGAAGACCCCCGCGAAGAACTGATCGCGCGGTTAATTGAATACCGAAAGTATAAAGAAGCGGCTAACACTCTGCGTGACTCTGCAACAGAACGTGATGAACATTTTACAAAGAAGCCAGAAGATTTGTCTGATTATGGCGAGCCGCTCGTACAGGAGACGACAGAACCGTTAAACGTCTTCGATTTGATCGGTGCATTTCAAAAGATGCTTCATCGAAAAAAGCTCCGGTTACCTCTAACGGCAAGTATAACAAAAACAGAGCAGTCTGTCGGTGATAAGATGTCTAGTATTATGAGCAGGTTAGAGACAAGTGGTGGAGAGTGTAAATTCCATGAACTGTTTGAAGCCGTAACAGTACCGGAGCTCGTGCTCACCTTCTTATCACTGCTAGAATTGATGAAGCTGCAGGAAGTAAAAGTTCGTCAGCAACATAATTTTGAAGAGCTACTAATCTCGTTGATTTGA
- the scpB gene encoding SMC-Scp complex subunit ScpB, giving the protein MKKKLLGMAESFLFVAGEEGITLAQLATLLECSQDSAEDIVNALHNDYEQDEKRGITLKSYGGSYRLVTKSEWANDIKKMLENPKPSTFTQAALEVLAIIAYKQPVTRVEVDDLRGVKSERALSSLTGKGFVEEVGRMEGPGRPILYGTTDFFLDRFGLTSLAELPPLSLDEGDSELEDTDLFMTKFQEAFSIQDEGGQGG; this is encoded by the coding sequence ATGAAAAAAAAGCTCTTAGGCATGGCGGAAAGCTTTTTATTTGTGGCGGGTGAAGAAGGAATAACACTTGCACAATTAGCTACATTATTAGAATGCAGTCAAGATAGCGCTGAGGATATAGTGAATGCGCTGCATAATGACTATGAACAGGATGAAAAACGCGGAATTACACTGAAGAGTTACGGCGGTAGCTATCGTTTAGTTACGAAGAGTGAGTGGGCTAATGATATTAAAAAAATGTTGGAAAATCCTAAGCCTTCTACATTTACACAAGCCGCTTTAGAAGTGCTTGCCATTATTGCGTATAAACAGCCGGTTACCCGTGTGGAAGTGGATGATTTGCGTGGCGTGAAGTCTGAGCGTGCGCTATCTTCCTTAACAGGTAAAGGGTTTGTAGAAGAAGTAGGACGGATGGAAGGACCGGGAAGACCTATTTTATATGGAACGACTGATTTCTTTTTAGACCGTTTTGGATTGACTTCACTTGCAGAACTACCTCCACTCTCACTCGACGAAGGAGATTCAGAGCTAGAAGATACGGATTTATTTATGACAAAATTCCAAGAAGCATTTTCAATTCAAGACGAAGGAGGACAAGGTGGTTGA
- a CDS encoding D-alanyl-D-alanine carboxypeptidase family protein has product MKKTSVIALLWLVLVFVAPMSIQAAGSSWAVIDAETGRLLKGENEHDPLPIASLTKMWTAYTFLEAEPKGQRTIISTEAASAEGSSIYLQPGQTMQTEDLLYGLMLRSGNDAAQALAEHAGGSMEGFVYLMNEKAESHRLKQTYFTNPSGLHHERHLSSAYDTARMLYYAMKNPEFRKIASTKNYPFETEQGKNSWQNKHRLLLSEPTAIAGKTGFTKAAGRTLATYFEKDGKAVIVVTLNNGDDWNVHKHLSQQVFAEYRHHTVAKKGQYQIFPHMRARLEEPIKVLVNKAEKNALSSILQIPQIDQQQRKGYWSIYLNTEPIKTVAVEIDTKK; this is encoded by the coding sequence TTGAAAAAAACTTCGGTCATAGCTTTATTGTGGCTAGTGTTAGTGTTCGTGGCACCAATGAGTATCCAGGCGGCAGGCTCCTCGTGGGCGGTAATAGATGCGGAGACCGGCAGATTACTAAAAGGAGAAAATGAACATGATCCTTTGCCCATCGCAAGTTTGACGAAAATGTGGACGGCCTATACATTTCTAGAAGCAGAACCTAAAGGTCAACGAACGATAATTTCAACAGAAGCAGCTTCTGCGGAAGGATCTTCTATCTATTTACAGCCTGGTCAAACGATGCAGACAGAAGACTTGTTGTATGGGCTTATGCTGCGCTCCGGGAATGACGCAGCCCAAGCGTTGGCAGAACATGCCGGTGGATCTATGGAAGGCTTTGTCTATTTGATGAATGAAAAAGCAGAAAGCCATCGTTTGAAACAGACGTATTTTACCAATCCATCAGGACTACATCATGAGCGGCATTTGTCTTCTGCTTATGATACGGCGAGAATGTTATATTATGCGATGAAAAATCCAGAGTTCCGAAAAATTGCCTCTACAAAAAATTATCCATTTGAAACAGAGCAAGGTAAAAATAGTTGGCAGAATAAGCATCGGTTACTACTGTCCGAACCTACAGCTATTGCGGGTAAAACGGGCTTTACAAAAGCAGCAGGTCGCACGTTGGCTACGTATTTTGAAAAGGATGGGAAAGCGGTAATTGTTGTCACTCTGAATAATGGGGATGACTGGAACGTCCATAAGCATTTGTCCCAACAAGTATTCGCAGAGTACCGACATCATACGGTTGCGAAAAAGGGGCAATATCAAATCTTTCCCCATATGAGAGCACGACTGGAGGAGCCTATTAAAGTTCTTGTGAATAAAGCTGAGAAAAATGCCTTATCGAGTATATTGCAAATTCCTCAAATCGACCAGCAACAGAGAAAAGGTTATTGGTCTATCTACTTAAATACGGAACCAATCAAAACTGTAGCCGTTGAGATCGACACAAAGAAGTAA
- a CDS encoding pseudouridine synthase, which translates to MERLQKVLAQAGVASRRKAEKLILDGLVKVNGEVVTELGTKVSRMDTIAVEGIELTKEKPVYYLLYKPRGYISTVSDDKGRKTVIDLVPEISERIFPVGRLDYDTSGVLLLTNDGDFSYLMTHPKFEIQKRYVAKVKGIPTRENLKKLETGIELDDGSTAPAHVKMTTVDKKTNSAIVEITIHEGRNRQVRRMFDAIGCPVQKLKREQFANLTTRGLNAGEARQLTTHEIKQLRVLAETGKIG; encoded by the coding sequence ATGGAAAGATTACAAAAGGTATTGGCGCAAGCTGGTGTGGCTTCGAGAAGGAAAGCAGAAAAGTTAATCTTGGATGGCTTAGTAAAAGTGAATGGTGAAGTAGTCACTGAACTAGGCACAAAAGTTAGCAGAATGGACACAATTGCAGTAGAAGGTATTGAATTAACGAAAGAAAAACCTGTTTATTATTTACTTTATAAGCCAAGAGGCTATATTTCTACGGTTTCAGATGATAAAGGGCGTAAAACGGTAATTGACTTAGTGCCGGAAATAAGCGAGCGTATTTTCCCGGTTGGAAGATTGGATTACGACACGTCAGGCGTTTTACTGTTGACGAATGACGGGGATTTTTCCTACTTAATGACACATCCGAAATTTGAAATTCAAAAAAGATACGTTGCAAAGGTAAAAGGAATTCCGACCCGCGAAAATTTGAAGAAGCTAGAAACCGGCATTGAACTGGATGATGGAAGTACAGCACCGGCTCACGTCAAAATGACGACAGTAGATAAAAAAACGAATTCGGCAATTGTGGAAATTACGATTCATGAAGGACGTAACCGTCAAGTGCGTAGAATGTTTGACGCAATTGGTTGCCCTGTTCAGAAATTGAAACGCGAACAATTTGCAAACTTAACGACACGTGGTCTAAATGCAGGAGAAGCTAGACAATTAACGACACATGAAATTAAACAATTACGTGTACTTGCAGAAACGGGTAAAATCGGATAA
- the resA gene encoding thiol-disulfide oxidoreductase ResA, which produces MAKKKNKKTTRLISRTVLLLILAAIIVYAITSKDKVKVLAEGDKAPDFELVDLEGNAHRLSDYKGQGVFLNFWGTWCPPCKKEMPHMEDLYKDFEAKGVHILTVNVGEPKVKVELFRDDMNLTFPMLWDKNKTVMDLYNIKPLPTTFLINPEGKITKVIKQGMTEQQIVEYLESIQPK; this is translated from the coding sequence TTGGCCAAAAAGAAAAATAAAAAGACTACCCGGCTAATTAGCAGAACAGTCCTTCTTTTAATTTTAGCAGCCATCATTGTTTATGCGATTACTTCAAAAGATAAAGTAAAAGTATTAGCTGAAGGAGATAAGGCTCCTGACTTTGAGCTTGTAGATTTAGAAGGCAATGCGCATCGACTTTCTGATTATAAAGGACAAGGGGTATTCTTAAACTTTTGGGGCACATGGTGTCCGCCGTGTAAAAAAGAAATGCCGCATATGGAAGACTTGTATAAAGACTTCGAAGCGAAGGGGGTACATATTCTGACAGTCAATGTAGGAGAGCCGAAAGTGAAAGTAGAACTCTTCCGCGACGATATGAATCTCACCTTTCCGATGTTATGGGATAAAAACAAAACTGTAATGGATTTATACAATATTAAACCGTTACCTACGACATTTTTAATCAATCCTGAAGGCAAAATCACAAAAGTGATTAAACAGGGAATGACTGAACAGCAAATTGTGGAATATTTAGAAAGCATTCAACCAAAGTAA